The genomic interval GTTGGTTCCCTGGTTATGCTATTGATGTTGAAACAGGAGAAAGATTGAATATTATTTTTGGAGAAGATTCAAGATTGGTAGGAGACAATGGTGCTGATATGCTTTGGAATCCTTCATGGAGAGTGTATGAAAACCTTTATATTTACACAGGTGGTCAAGTTGGAAAACCTATAATAGGAGGGAAACATTATATATATGTTGTAGGACATAATAAAACATTATCAAGTTATATGCCGGCATATGATTACGGAAAAAGAATTTATGAGAAATTGAATGGAACAAGTTTTGATAGAGCAGATGCTTTTCAACATCCAGTATGGGTTTCTATTCCAACGGTAAAACCGGAATATTTATTCACAAGTTATGATGACATGCCTGATAATGATCTTACAGTTAAAATAAGAATTGCAAATCCATATTTTGTTGGGTTAGATGATTTTGCAATTGATGGTGCCGAATATAGTAATTATCCATCATTCAAATTCAGCACTTCTGCAATTAGTGCAACTAAAGGTGATGTACAAACAGCAAAAGATGCCTTAGAACTTGTTAACATTGTTCCAAACCCATATTATGGTTATTCAAATTATGAACTGTCGCAATTAGAGAACATTGTTAAAATTACTAATTTACCTGAAAAGTGTACAATATCAATATATAATATTTCAGGAACACAAATATTAAGAATAAAAAAAGATAATGAATTAACTTGTGTTGACTGGGATCTTAAAAACAAAGATGGTATTTCAATAGCAAGTGGTGTTTACATTATTCATATTGATGCCTATGAGTTTGGACAAAAAATTATTAAATGGTTTGGTTCATTAAGACCAATAGACTTAAACGCATTTTAAAATTGATTATTAATTTGTAAAATTTATACAAATGAAAAAATATTTTATTTATCTTCTAATCAGTGTATTGTTTTTATCATTTTCAAGCAAAAATATTTTTGCAGGTAACGAACAACGAGCCGGACAAGCCGGGGCTGGTGAACTTCTTATTAACCCATGGGCAAGGAGTTCGGGTTGGGGCGGAGTAAATGTTGCCTCAATTCATGGACTTGAAGCAATGTTTCTAAATGTTGCAGGTACAGCATTTACAAAAAGTACAGAATTGATATTCGCAAAAACAGAACTTTTTACCGGACTGAACAATGGAGTTAGTTTAAACTCATTTGGATTTTCTCAAAAAGTTGGAGAAACAGGTGTTATTTGTATGGCAGTAACAGCAGTTAATTTTGGAGAGGTAAATATTACTACAGTGGAAAACCCTGACGGAGGATACGGAACATACAGTCCATCGTATTCAAATATTGGAATATCTTATGCTAAAGAATTTTCAAATAGTATTTATGGCGGTGTGACAATAAAATTAATATCTGAATCTATTTCAGACCTGAAATCAAGTGGTGTGGCTTTTGATGCAGGTATTCAGTATGTTACAGGAAAGTCCGAGCAAATAAAATTTGGAATAACAATGAAAAACGTTGGTCCAACAGTAAAATGTGAAGGCGATGGAATGTCTTTGAGAGCAACACCTCCAAGTGGTATTATTATGACTATGGAACATCGTTCGGCTGATTTTGAACTTCCGTCATTAATAAAAATAGGTGTAGCTTATGATCTGACATTCGGAATTGACCATCTTGTAACTTTGGCTGGTAATTTTACTTCTAATTCATTTACAAGAGACCAATTTCATGGCGGTTTACAATATTCATATAAAGAAATACTTATATTAAGAGGTGGATATGTTCACGAGAAAGAGATTGATGATGTTGAAAAAGCAGCAACAATGTTTAAAGGACCAACAGCAGGATTTTCTATTCAAATACCATTGAATAAAGAAAAAGGTTCTACATTTTCATTCGATTATTCATACAGAGATAC from Bacteroidales bacterium carries:
- a CDS encoding PorV/PorQ family protein, with translation MKKYFIYLLISVLFLSFSSKNIFAGNEQRAGQAGAGELLINPWARSSGWGGVNVASIHGLEAMFLNVAGTAFTKSTELIFAKTELFTGLNNGVSLNSFGFSQKVGETGVICMAVTAVNFGEVNITTVENPDGGYGTYSPSYSNIGISYAKEFSNSIYGGVTIKLISESISDLKSSGVAFDAGIQYVTGKSEQIKFGITMKNVGPTVKCEGDGMSLRATPPSGIIMTMEHRSADFELPSLIKIGVAYDLTFGIDHLVTLAGNFTSNSFTRDQFHGGLQYSYKEILILRGGYVHEKEIDDVEKAATMFKGPTAGFSIQIPLNKEKGSTFSFDYSYRDTYNFDGVHSFGVKISM